A genomic stretch from Desulfolutivibrio sulfodismutans DSM 3696 includes:
- the dksA gene encoding RNA polymerase-binding protein DksA, translating to MDPKDVDFFQNLLSNMLQDILKKGEETIEDMTDTVEVYADPADRATAESDRAFTLRLRDRERRLIKKIKEALERIDDGTYGECVECGEDISVARLKARPVTTLCIKCKSKQEDEENLRGE from the coding sequence ATGGACCCCAAAGACGTGGATTTCTTTCAAAATCTTTTGAGCAACATGCTTCAGGACATCCTCAAAAAGGGTGAGGAAACCATTGAGGACATGACCGACACCGTGGAGGTCTACGCCGATCCGGCCGACCGGGCAACGGCCGAGTCCGACCGGGCCTTCACCCTTCGCCTGCGGGACCGGGAGCGTCGGCTCATCAAAAAGATCAAAGAGGCCCTGGAACGCATCGACGACGGCACCTACGGCGAGTGCGTGGAGTGCGGCGAGGACATCAGCGTGGCCAGACTCAAGGCCCGCCCCGTGACCACGCTGTGCATCAAGTGCAAAAGCAAGCAGGAAGACGAGGAAAACCTGCGCGGCGAATAG